One region of Solanum pennellii chromosome 6, SPENNV200 genomic DNA includes:
- the LOC107022904 gene encoding uncharacterized protein LOC107022904 isoform X2, which produces MYIIPNHVSLKIALDLKKLLVDNSLLDVSQADLETNLFKLMKRRGFGDEYIKRYNMMTRFHHQRVPLVILVCGTACVGKSTIATQLAQRLNLPNVLQTEMVYELLRTSTDAPLMSSPVWTRGFSSPEELMTEFCRECRIIWKGLAGDLRKATKDGKPIIIEGIHLDPRIFMMEEHKLLPPPTVDYEELNFSKVKDHKEIQRESNHNIGLGSQSNGKDRYPENVSSDGASSESDQLADSLKSMDIVEKISENTVNDSGADQNPAHRKQSSGDLPIFVPIVLRMADFDHKAFLEERVATRTFTEKHLSQVKDKVITNLMTIQDYLCSFTSQGLTVVDVSAATFPQTLDWLHNYLLQILENDTTRRLSNLPLN; this is translated from the exons ATGTACATT ATACCAAATCATGTGTCACTTAAAATTGCTCTTGATCTTAAAAAGCTTCTTGTCGACAACAGCCTTCTTGATGT CTCACAAGCAGATTTAGAGACAAACTTGTTTAAG CTTATGAAACGGAGAGGTTTTGGAGACGAGTATATAAAACGTTATAATATGATGACAAG ATTTCACCATCAGAGAGTTCCTCTTGTAATTCTTGTTTGTGGTACTGCCTGTGTTGGGAAGTCTACTATTGCTACCCAACTCGCACAACGCCTGAACTTGCCAAATGTCTTGCAG aCAGAAATGGTTTATGAATTGCTGCGCACATCAACAGA TGCACCTTTGATGTCTTCTCCAGTATGGACACGTGGCTTCAGCTCACCGGAGGAGCTAATGACTGAATTTTGCAGAGAATGCAGAATAATATGGAAAG GTTTGGCTGGTGATTTGAGAAAAGCAACGAAAGATGGCAAACCGATTATAATTGAG GGCATACATTTAGATCCTAGAATATTCATGATGGAAGAACATAAATTACTACCACCGCCCACTGTAGACTACGAAGAACTAAACTTTTCGAAGGTAAAagaccacaaggaaatacaaaGAGAAAGTAATCACAATATTGGACTTGGCAGTCAGAGTAACGGTAAAGATCGATATCCTGAGAATGTTAGTTCGGACGGAGCATCTTCTGAGTCAGACCAGCTAGCAGATTCTCTGAAATCAATGGATATTGTCGAGAAAATTTCTGAAAATACAG TTAATGATTCAGGAGCAGATCAAAATCCTGCTCACAGAAAACAAAGTTCGGGTGATCTGCCAATATTTGTTCCGATAGTTCTAAGGATGGCGGACTTTGATCATAAG GCATTTCTGGAGGAGCGGGTAGCTACTCGTACATTCACGGAGAAGCATCTTTCCCAG GTCAAAGACAAAGTGATAACTAACTTGATGACTATTCAGGACTACCTGTGTTCCTTTACATCACAG GGTTTGACTGTTGTTGACGTATCAGCTGCAACATTTCCACAGACACTGGATTGGCTGCATAATTATCTTCTTCAG ATTTTGGAAAACGATACTACGAGGAGATTGAGCAACCTACCTCTGAACTGA
- the LOC107022904 gene encoding uncharacterized protein LOC107022904 isoform X1, protein MSSPFIFKRNDSSKYDFVKVKVWLGDNDDHYYVLSRFLLTRMLTVTKIPNHVSLKIALDLKKLLVDNSLLDVSQADLETNLFKLMKRRGFGDEYIKRYNMMTRFHHQRVPLVILVCGTACVGKSTIATQLAQRLNLPNVLQTEMVYELLRTSTDAPLMSSPVWTRGFSSPEELMTEFCRECRIIWKGLAGDLRKATKDGKPIIIEGIHLDPRIFMMEEHKLLPPPTVDYEELNFSKVKDHKEIQRESNHNIGLGSQSNGKDRYPENVSSDGASSESDQLADSLKSMDIVEKISENTVNDSGADQNPAHRKQSSGDLPIFVPIVLRMADFDHKAFLEERVATRTFTEKHLSQVKDKVITNLMTIQDYLCSFTSQGLTVVDVSAATFPQTLDWLHNYLLQILENDTTRRLSNLPLN, encoded by the exons ATGTCAAGTCCTTTCATCTTCAAACGTAATGATTCTTCCAAATACGACTTTGTTAAG gtGAAAGTATGGCTAGGTGATAATGATGATCATTACTATGTTCTCTCCAGATTTTTGCTAACCAGAATGTTAACAGTCACTAAG ATACCAAATCATGTGTCACTTAAAATTGCTCTTGATCTTAAAAAGCTTCTTGTCGACAACAGCCTTCTTGATGT CTCACAAGCAGATTTAGAGACAAACTTGTTTAAG CTTATGAAACGGAGAGGTTTTGGAGACGAGTATATAAAACGTTATAATATGATGACAAG ATTTCACCATCAGAGAGTTCCTCTTGTAATTCTTGTTTGTGGTACTGCCTGTGTTGGGAAGTCTACTATTGCTACCCAACTCGCACAACGCCTGAACTTGCCAAATGTCTTGCAG aCAGAAATGGTTTATGAATTGCTGCGCACATCAACAGA TGCACCTTTGATGTCTTCTCCAGTATGGACACGTGGCTTCAGCTCACCGGAGGAGCTAATGACTGAATTTTGCAGAGAATGCAGAATAATATGGAAAG GTTTGGCTGGTGATTTGAGAAAAGCAACGAAAGATGGCAAACCGATTATAATTGAG GGCATACATTTAGATCCTAGAATATTCATGATGGAAGAACATAAATTACTACCACCGCCCACTGTAGACTACGAAGAACTAAACTTTTCGAAGGTAAAagaccacaaggaaatacaaaGAGAAAGTAATCACAATATTGGACTTGGCAGTCAGAGTAACGGTAAAGATCGATATCCTGAGAATGTTAGTTCGGACGGAGCATCTTCTGAGTCAGACCAGCTAGCAGATTCTCTGAAATCAATGGATATTGTCGAGAAAATTTCTGAAAATACAG TTAATGATTCAGGAGCAGATCAAAATCCTGCTCACAGAAAACAAAGTTCGGGTGATCTGCCAATATTTGTTCCGATAGTTCTAAGGATGGCGGACTTTGATCATAAG GCATTTCTGGAGGAGCGGGTAGCTACTCGTACATTCACGGAGAAGCATCTTTCCCAG GTCAAAGACAAAGTGATAACTAACTTGATGACTATTCAGGACTACCTGTGTTCCTTTACATCACAG GGTTTGACTGTTGTTGACGTATCAGCTGCAACATTTCCACAGACACTGGATTGGCTGCATAATTATCTTCTTCAG ATTTTGGAAAACGATACTACGAGGAGATTGAGCAACCTACCTCTGAACTGA